Genomic DNA from Anaerolineales bacterium:
GGCTGGAATCAGGGATGAAATACAGCCCAGAGGTCATGGCAAAATGGATGCTTTATTTGTGTAGTTTTGGTTCGTTTTGGGCGCTTGGGATGACCACGCCCCCCCCCTCCCAACGACAGTCCTAATCCTGCTTAGGAGATAGAGAAAAGTTCTTCATAGATGTGCCACAAGCGTTCCGCCAACCCCTCCCATGTGAAGGCGGCGGCGATCTCACGTCCGCCTTCACCCAAGCGCTTGCCTAGCGAGGGGTTGCTTAGCAAGAGGGTTAGGCGAGCGGCAATGGCGGTTGGTTCTGGATGAACACAGTAGCCGCTGACATCCTCCCGCACAATCTCCGTTACTGCCGGAGCGTCCCCCGCGATCACGGGTTTGCCTAGCGCCCCGGCTTCGATGTAAACACCGCCAAAGCTCTCCCGCGAGGACGGTACACACAAAACATCACAGGCAGCAAGGGCATCGGTCTTTGTTTGAAGGTCTACGCTGTCGCGCTCAATGATTTGCGGGTCGCTCACTTGCCGAAACACCCCCGCACTGTGGGAGGTTCGCGGTCCTAAAAAAACAAAGCGTGCCGCCGGATGCTGCTCCCAAACCGCGTGCGCGGCATGGAGGAGCGGCTCAAGCCCTTTGTACGCATATTTCTGCCCTAAAAACAGAATGAGCGGGGCGTGGGGGGGAATGTTCATTGTCCGCCGGAAACGCTCTCCATCCGCCGAGGGGGAGAGCAAGGGGGCAATGCCCAACACGTGAATACGGTGCGGCTCAACACCCAACCTCACCAACTCCTTGCGTTCCCATTCCGAATAGGCAATCAGGGCGTCGGCACGGCGGTAGAGACTGCCCCAATGACGGTAGAGCCATCCCCGCCAGTTGGGGTGATGGTTGGGCGTCAGAACGAACGGCACGCCAAGCCGCTGAGCCAGCCGCCAGGAGGCATCGCTCAAGCCCTCACGCCCAACACGCACATTATGGATCAGACGGGGCGGGTGCGGAAAATGTGCGGCGAGAACTGCCTGCATCGTCTCGGTGAACTGTTCGCTGATCCGCGCAATGGCTGTCCCTTGAAACAGGCGGTAGGTGTGTACCCAAAAGCGCACCCGCCGCCGCCCCTCATCACTGAGCGAGAGACGATAGAGAGGTATTCCATCAAGCGGGGGCGGGATGGCAGGCGGCGGCGCATTCAAGGTTGTTCCCCGCAGCCAATCGGTACGGTTGGTATCCCATTGGTAGATTACGCGGGTGTCCTCACGGGTGGCAATCTGTTGAGCGAAGGCATGGGTATGCGCCTGTGCGCCGCCAATACTCGGTGGGTAGGTGGTGATCGTATAAAGAATCATGCCCCGACCAAATCACTCATGATTAGGACTTTCGCTTGCAAGGCAAATTGCTGATATTGTAGAAGCATGATAAGCAAACGCCAATACATTGAGTACCTGATAAGTACACCTGGCAACTATACATGGAGTAATCTGGCTGAACATCTGGAAGCGATGAGCCAAGATGCTGTCAGTGATTATTGGCAAAGAGACAAGCTGACTGCCCGACATTTGTGGGATTTGGTCGGGGCTTTGTTGAAGGACAGTGAAAGGGCTTATTGGATCGTCGCTGATAGCGTGCAGAATAAGCAGTATTGGCGCAAGATAGAGTTAGTGAAAAAGCAATATAGTGGCGCAGAACATGGTCTAGTGCGTGATATCGGCGTCGTGAATCTCGTGCATAGCGATGGTACCGACTTTTACCCGATTGATTACCGCATCTATGCTCCTGAAACGGATGGCAAGACCAAAAAGGATCACTTCCGTGAAATGGTCTTAAATGCCCTGATGGACAAGGGTATCCACGCCAAGACCCTACTGTTTGATAGCTGGTATGCCTCCGTGGATAATTTGAAGTTGATTCATCGCGCTGGTCGTTACTTTGTGACCACGCTCAAAGCCAATCGTATGGTGAGTTTGAGTAAAGCGAGCGGCTCTATTCATTTGGAGGCGATTGAATGGACAAGCGACGCCGTAGAGCATGGTCTGTCGGTTAAGCTGAAGGAAGTTCCCTTTTATGTGCAGTTATTCAAGCTAGTTGCCCCAAACGGTGACATTGAATGGGTGATTACAAACCAGCCCCCAGGCACTTTCTCCAAGTCCGACATTCAAGACGCGAATGCCGTGCGTTGGCAGATTGAGCAACTGCATCGGGAACTCAAACAATTGACCGGGAGTGAAAAGTGCGAGTGCTGCAAAGCGCGTTCACAACGCAACCATCTGGCTTGTTGTTATCACGCTTGGCTCTCGCTGAAAGTTAAGGCTCACCAATTAGGCAAGAGCCTTTACGAGGCACAGCGAGATTTATTCCGCGACTATTTGCGGGCAGAGTTGCGCTCACCACGCCTTTCTGCCTTTGGCATCAACTAAAGCGAAAGCCCTAAGGATATTCGCAATTGGATACGGAACAGCGGCGGCGCAGAAGAAATACAGGGTTATAGCAAAATAAAAACCAGCAGCAAGACTGCGGCTGGTTTCGTCAGAACGGAATGTTCGCTTACCGTCCTAAGCTGCGGGGTGGTCAGTGAGCGTAGTATAACATAGGCGGTGGGGTGCGGTAAGGGCGGGGATGTGTGCCTTTGTTATTCTTATTGTCCTTC
This window encodes:
- a CDS encoding glycosyltransferase family 4 protein, producing the protein MILYTITTYPPSIGGAQAHTHAFAQQIATREDTRVIYQWDTNRTDWLRGTTLNAPPPAIPPPLDGIPLYRLSLSDEGRRRVRFWVHTYRLFQGTAIARISEQFTETMQAVLAAHFPHPPRLIHNVRVGREGLSDASWRLAQRLGVPFVLTPNHHPNWRGWLYRHWGSLYRRADALIAYSEWERKELVRLGVEPHRIHVLGIAPLLSPSADGERFRRTMNIPPHAPLILFLGQKYAYKGLEPLLHAAHAVWEQHPAARFVFLGPRTSHSAGVFRQVSDPQIIERDSVDLQTKTDALAACDVLCVPSSRESFGGVYIEAGALGKPVIAGDAPAVTEIVREDVSGYCVHPEPTAIAARLTLLLSNPSLGKRLGEGGREIAAAFTWEGLAERLWHIYEELFSIS
- a CDS encoding transposase, whose amino-acid sequence is MISKRQYIEYLISTPGNYTWSNLAEHLEAMSQDAVSDYWQRDKLTARHLWDLVGALLKDSERAYWIVADSVQNKQYWRKIELVKKQYSGAEHGLVRDIGVVNLVHSDGTDFYPIDYRIYAPETDGKTKKDHFREMVLNALMDKGIHAKTLLFDSWYASVDNLKLIHRAGRYFVTTLKANRMVSLSKASGSIHLEAIEWTSDAVEHGLSVKLKEVPFYVQLFKLVAPNGDIEWVITNQPPGTFSKSDIQDANAVRWQIEQLHRELKQLTGSEKCECCKARSQRNHLACCYHAWLSLKVKAHQLGKSLYEAQRDLFRDYLRAELRSPRLSAFGIN